In Maridesulfovibrio sp., the following proteins share a genomic window:
- a CDS encoding MotA/TolQ/ExbB proton channel family protein, whose product MNIATLIGIFCGIAILMVATYTSTDSVGVFINLPGIAIVGGGTIASTFICYPLREVMRVLGVFMMAMGADELPLENYINVIVNLSKDVSAKGEEHLEGSLKNIENDFLREGLQMLVDGYSKEEIKEILDNRIQQYHEQEYSAAGIYRTMSTLSPAFGIIGTLIGLIAMMQGMGSDIAAIGPAMATALTTTLYGALFANMLFMPIAIKVEKRIDEITLLMRVIRDGILFIKDKTPSAIVMDKLKGYLPPRKWATVKAKK is encoded by the coding sequence GTGAATATAGCTACTCTAATCGGTATATTCTGCGGTATCGCCATCCTTATGGTCGCAACCTACACATCCACGGATTCAGTTGGGGTGTTTATTAACCTGCCCGGTATAGCCATTGTTGGCGGCGGGACCATCGCTTCCACCTTTATCTGCTACCCCCTGCGGGAAGTCATGCGCGTTCTTGGTGTCTTTATGATGGCTATGGGTGCGGATGAGCTGCCCCTTGAAAACTATATCAACGTTATCGTAAATCTTTCCAAGGATGTTTCAGCAAAAGGCGAAGAGCACCTTGAAGGAAGCCTGAAGAATATTGAAAACGATTTTCTGCGGGAAGGCTTGCAGATGCTTGTGGACGGTTATTCAAAAGAGGAAATCAAAGAAATCCTTGATAACCGTATTCAGCAGTACCATGAGCAGGAATATAGCGCTGCCGGAATCTACCGTACCATGTCCACCCTGTCTCCGGCTTTCGGAATTATCGGAACTCTGATTGGTCTGATTGCCATGATGCAGGGCATGGGGAGTGATATTGCCGCAATCGGACCGGCTATGGCTACAGCATTGACCACAACCCTTTACGGCGCGCTCTTTGCCAACATGCTTTTCATGCCAATTGCCATTAAGGTGGAGAAGAGGATTGATGAGATTACCCTGCTCATGCGGGTTATCCGTGACGGCATCCTGTTCATTAAGGACAAGACTCCGTCCGCTATTGTAATGGACAAGCTCAAGGGCTATCTGCCGCCGCGCAAGTGGGCTACAGTAAAGGCCAAGAAGTAG
- a CDS encoding OmpA family protein: MSDEFSLKKPKQGGEEGGWALTLADMMTLLLCFFVLLLAIADVDQNKYKDVSDSLASAMGVPMPPKGDAANFEGAPIARRVISEKQRNIFEMQLEMARLVGRESDALKIKMRPDSVAIVLKGGFFFPSGKADLTEGAERVLGKIAPTLAKSPYEVVVEGHSDNLPIHSTQFPSNWELSSARASAVARYLLEAGFSKSRIKVLGMADTAPAYPNEDENGKAIPENQKRNRRVVLLVYPAKKK; the protein is encoded by the coding sequence ATGTCGGATGAGTTCAGTTTAAAAAAGCCCAAGCAGGGCGGAGAAGAGGGTGGTTGGGCTCTGACTCTGGCAGATATGATGACTCTGTTGCTCTGCTTTTTTGTGCTTTTGCTGGCTATCGCCGATGTGGATCAGAATAAGTACAAGGATGTTTCAGATTCCCTTGCTTCGGCCATGGGGGTGCCCATGCCGCCGAAAGGAGACGCAGCTAATTTTGAAGGTGCGCCGATCGCCCGCAGGGTTATCAGCGAAAAACAGCGAAATATTTTTGAAATGCAACTGGAAATGGCCCGTCTTGTCGGCCGCGAATCCGATGCCCTGAAAATCAAGATGCGGCCGGATTCCGTAGCCATCGTGCTCAAGGGCGGTTTTTTCTTCCCGAGCGGCAAAGCTGACCTGACTGAAGGTGCGGAAAGAGTGCTTGGCAAGATAGCCCCGACACTGGCCAAGTCACCGTATGAAGTTGTGGTTGAGGGGCATTCTGACAATCTACCCATTCACTCAACCCAGTTTCCTTCCAACTGGGAACTTTCATCGGCCAGAGCCAGTGCCGTTGCGCGCTACCTGCTTGAAGCCGGATTCAGTAAGTCCCGGATTAAAGTCCTTGGCATGGCTGATACCGCTCCTGCATACCCCAACGAAGATGAGAACGGCAAAGCCATTCCCGAGAACCAGAAGCGTAACCGCCGTGTTGTCCTGCTGGTTTATCCGGCTAAGAAGAAGTAG
- a CDS encoding phospholipase D-like domain-containing protein — translation MEWNLLFGHLAIVGGFLLAAILVMSILRKQRTSSAAFAWLLAIFFVPYVGVPFYLIFGGRKLKRDAHTKEDIHLQVQETIPSDNADPIDIMLREYGIPGATSGNCLRLCPTGIDIYNELVQLIENARYQILITTFILSRDDVGKDIVKRLARKAASGVTVRLLMDDIGSLFTTKKFLKELIDNGGKVAYFMPLFRAPFHGNSNLRNHRKIAIADQTYVLAGGTNIANEYIGPEPCEDRWTDLSFVLQGPAVRHYIEVFQSDWLFASGEKVNIIPPCTKGSAASGEGVMQVVPSGPDVPRDPVHDALLTAAFTAEKRLWIVTPYYVPDEALAQALRLAALRGVDLRVVVPNKSNHSLADLARGTHLRELEECGGRVVKYPHMVHAKVIVVDDRLAVVGSANMDMRSLFLNYEIVLFAYSEADVGPVSDWVQGLIDESTEGTVSVGPVRDTIEGAARLVAPLL, via the coding sequence ATGGAATGGAATCTCTTATTCGGACATTTAGCTATTGTAGGCGGTTTTTTACTTGCAGCAATACTGGTAATGTCCATCCTGCGCAAACAGCGCACTTCTTCGGCCGCATTTGCATGGTTACTGGCAATATTCTTCGTTCCCTACGTTGGCGTTCCCTTTTATCTTATATTCGGGGGCCGCAAGCTTAAACGTGATGCACATACCAAAGAAGATATTCATCTTCAGGTTCAGGAAACCATACCTTCCGATAACGCAGACCCCATAGATATTATGCTCCGAGAATACGGAATTCCGGGTGCTACCAGCGGTAACTGTCTGCGGCTTTGCCCGACCGGCATTGATATTTACAATGAACTGGTCCAACTGATTGAGAATGCAAGGTATCAGATCCTGATCACCACCTTCATTCTCTCCCGGGATGACGTAGGTAAGGATATCGTAAAAAGGCTGGCACGCAAAGCCGCGTCCGGGGTTACAGTCCGTCTGCTGATGGACGACATAGGTTCCTTGTTTACCACCAAGAAATTTCTAAAAGAACTTATCGATAATGGCGGCAAGGTCGCATATTTCATGCCCCTTTTCAGAGCCCCGTTCCACGGAAACAGCAACCTGCGTAATCACCGCAAGATCGCAATCGCCGACCAGACATATGTGCTTGCCGGAGGAACCAACATCGCAAATGAATACATTGGCCCGGAACCATGCGAGGACCGCTGGACCGACCTCTCGTTTGTGCTCCAGGGGCCGGCAGTTCGGCATTATATTGAAGTGTTCCAATCCGACTGGCTTTTCGCTTCCGGTGAAAAGGTGAACATCATCCCTCCATGCACCAAGGGATCTGCTGCCAGTGGAGAAGGAGTCATGCAGGTTGTTCCTTCCGGACCTGACGTTCCCCGCGACCCGGTTCATGACGCCCTGCTTACTGCCGCCTTCACAGCCGAAAAACGACTCTGGATCGTAACCCCCTACTACGTTCCTGACGAAGCACTGGCTCAGGCCCTGCGGTTAGCAGCTCTGCGCGGTGTAGATTTACGCGTGGTAGTACCAAATAAATCCAACCACTCTCTGGCTGACCTTGCCCGCGGTACGCACCTGCGTGAACTTGAAGAATGCGGCGGGAGGGTAGTCAAGTATCCACACATGGTTCATGCTAAAGTTATAGTTGTTGACGACCGTTTAGCGGTTGTCGGCTCAGCAAATATGGACATGCGCAGCCTGTTCCTGAACTATGAAATAGTCCTTTTCGCATATTCCGAAGCTGACGTCGGTCCCGTTAGTGACTGGGTTCAGGGACTTATTGACGAAAGCACAGAAGGCACGGTTTCTGTCGGGCCCGTGCGGGACACCATCGAAGGCGCAGCAAGGCTGGTGGCACCGCTGCTTTAA
- a CDS encoding zinc dependent phospholipase C family protein, giving the protein MGKLLLIMISSALMLLGSAATSFAWGPGVHMAIGNAVLSNTAILSDGVARLLISNSAIFLYGCLSADIFIGKGSKSKRLHSHNWETGFNLLDESDDNHLKAYSLGYLSHLAADIIAHNYYVPNLMQQAGSGSRLSHVYIEMLADDQVNWSAQEAALLFRKANQDADFNLRKHMDAKKFSFLFKKKIFHQTIALLEYKAISKSLKASQKVIPAFHRNYLLSIVDYSYRVVIDLLNSPTNAVATSFDPIGAENIALAKGANNWKTALKRSVPFEPRFEIDNLITSLPRPIGISGMFKN; this is encoded by the coding sequence ATGGGAAAATTGCTTCTTATTATGATTTCTTCGGCGCTAATGCTGCTCGGCTCTGCTGCAACATCTTTTGCATGGGGACCGGGAGTCCACATGGCTATCGGAAATGCCGTGCTTTCCAACACAGCAATACTCTCAGACGGAGTAGCCAGACTGCTTATCTCAAACTCTGCCATATTTCTTTATGGCTGCCTTAGCGCGGACATATTTATCGGCAAAGGAAGCAAATCAAAAAGACTCCACAGCCATAACTGGGAAACAGGGTTTAACCTGCTCGACGAATCAGATGATAACCATCTGAAAGCATACTCGCTGGGTTATCTTTCCCATCTTGCGGCCGATATTATCGCGCATAATTATTATGTTCCGAACCTGATGCAGCAGGCCGGATCCGGAAGCAGACTCAGCCATGTGTATATTGAAATGCTGGCTGATGATCAGGTTAACTGGTCCGCACAGGAAGCCGCCCTTCTTTTCCGTAAAGCCAATCAGGATGCCGACTTCAATCTGCGTAAACATATGGACGCCAAAAAATTCAGCTTCCTGTTCAAGAAAAAAATATTCCATCAAACGATAGCCCTTCTGGAATACAAGGCCATCAGTAAATCGCTTAAGGCTTCCCAGAAAGTAATCCCGGCATTCCACCGGAACTACCTGTTGTCGATAGTCGACTATTCCTACCGTGTTGTGATTGACCTGCTAAACTCCCCGACAAACGCGGTAGCAACCAGCTTCGACCCCATTGGTGCCGAGAATATAGCACTGGCAAAAGGGGCGAATAACTGGAAAACAGCTCTCAAGCGCAGCGTACCATTTGAACCGAGGTTTGAAATTGATAACCTGATCACAAGCCTGCCGAGACCAATTGGAATTTCTGGAATGTTTAAAAATTAA
- a CDS encoding glycosyltransferase family 2 protein → MLKAEKCEREIEISIVTPMHNEEGCVREFHNRITAALQGMNTTYEILLVNDGSTDSTESIIRELAAGDPNLKGVMLARNRGQCTAIYAGIQESKGCYVVIMDGDLQHKPEEVPSLIEEIRKGYDLVSGCRTNRGESMIKRKLPSKIANYLMRATSGCQVRDMGGLSVLKGKLARSMTLREGQHRLIPALVYGMGGSTSEVPISAPPRFAGESHYGLSRSIDVLFDIVMLWFQSSFKQRPIYLFGRISLTMFMLASLIMVWLLYEKVFFGVHMGTRPPFLGCILLYLSSLGFMSTGFILESLANTYDAVMGTKTYQIREVVEKK, encoded by the coding sequence ATGCTAAAAGCTGAAAAATGTGAACGCGAAATTGAGATCAGCATTGTAACCCCCATGCATAATGAAGAAGGTTGTGTGCGTGAATTCCATAACCGCATTACCGCAGCTTTACAGGGTATGAACACAACATACGAAATTCTGCTGGTTAATGACGGCTCGACAGACAGCACGGAATCCATAATCCGTGAACTGGCTGCCGGCGATCCCAACCTTAAGGGGGTCATGCTCGCCCGCAACCGCGGACAATGTACCGCAATCTACGCTGGAATCCAGGAAAGCAAGGGATGCTACGTAGTTATCATGGACGGGGACCTGCAACACAAGCCTGAAGAAGTTCCGTCCTTAATTGAAGAAATCCGCAAGGGTTACGACCTCGTTTCCGGCTGCCGCACCAACCGTGGTGAATCCATGATCAAACGTAAGCTTCCCAGCAAGATAGCCAACTACCTGATGCGCGCAACCAGCGGCTGTCAGGTGCGCGACATGGGTGGTCTTTCCGTACTCAAGGGTAAACTGGCACGTTCCATGACCCTGCGCGAAGGCCAGCACAGGCTGATCCCCGCACTGGTATACGGCATGGGCGGATCAACTTCCGAAGTACCCATTTCCGCTCCACCGCGTTTTGCCGGAGAAAGTCACTATGGACTCTCCCGCTCCATTGATGTTCTTTTCGACATTGTGATGCTGTGGTTCCAGTCTTCTTTCAAGCAGCGTCCCATCTACCTTTTCGGACGTATCAGCCTCACCATGTTCATGCTCGCTTCGCTGATTATGGTCTGGCTGCTCTATGAAAAAGTTTTCTTCGGAGTTCACATGGGAACTCGCCCGCCTTTCTTGGGCTGTATCCTGCTCTACCTGAGTTCTCTGGGATTCATGTCCACCGGATTCATCCTTGAATCTCTGGCCAATACTTATGACGCCGTCATGGGCACGAAGACATACCAGATACGGGAAGTTGTAGAGAAGAAGTAA
- a CDS encoding cyclic nucleotide-binding domain-containing protein: MGASSPNIKSFYKGQEIFKEGQESSVAYMIKKGAVNIFKIQNNEKIILARLGEGEIFGEMGIISKGTRSANAEAAEYCDLVILTDQIILKLLDQCPRTIQYMTRLLVKRLARTGEMISTKGHRSNFTSICNILDLAYRTHISMDREQARKERNYDLGLDYTKLCKTIRNIILVSQAEIDAVINKLKSLKIINAIDLRTGKAFPDRFIQIADPDSFLEVSNNLFKELQQTAYTPTSELQIVDIYEIAKMLDSDPKIIYKKIGQEDFPETMFMFDRNKVNDWASEKEPDYFSKVKKKKKSIGELEDIEDIVYVDNATLKEVFNRLGYHKLGVLMSIAEDDARKKILANLAKKIAKIVQDEVRDNVDETEAEDVLGELFEIVREIKGGDSK; encoded by the coding sequence ATGGGGGCCAGCAGTCCTAACATCAAGTCCTTTTACAAAGGGCAGGAAATTTTCAAGGAAGGACAGGAGAGTTCCGTAGCCTATATGATCAAGAAGGGCGCGGTAAATATTTTCAAGATTCAGAACAACGAGAAGATTATCCTTGCCCGGCTCGGCGAAGGCGAAATTTTTGGTGAAATGGGCATTATTTCAAAGGGAACCCGTTCCGCAAATGCTGAAGCAGCTGAATACTGCGACCTGGTTATTCTTACCGACCAGATCATCCTCAAGCTGCTGGACCAGTGTCCGAGAACAATCCAGTATATGACCCGTCTGCTGGTCAAGCGTCTGGCGCGTACCGGTGAGATGATTTCCACCAAAGGGCACCGCAGCAATTTTACGAGCATCTGTAATATCTTAGATCTTGCTTACCGCACTCACATCAGCATGGACCGGGAACAGGCCCGCAAGGAACGTAACTATGATCTCGGTCTTGATTACACCAAACTCTGTAAGACCATCCGTAACATAATTCTTGTTTCACAGGCTGAGATTGACGCAGTCATTAATAAGCTTAAGAGCCTTAAGATCATCAATGCTATTGACTTACGCACCGGCAAAGCTTTTCCGGACCGTTTCATCCAGATAGCCGATCCGGATAGTTTTCTTGAAGTCTCAAATAACCTGTTCAAGGAATTGCAGCAGACCGCTTATACTCCCACTTCCGAATTACAGATTGTCGATATTTATGAAATTGCCAAGATGCTGGATAGTGATCCTAAAATTATCTATAAAAAGATAGGACAGGAAGATTTCCCGGAAACGATGTTTATGTTTGATCGTAATAAGGTCAATGACTGGGCTTCCGAGAAGGAGCCGGATTATTTCAGTAAAGTTAAGAAAAAGAAAAAGTCCATTGGTGAGCTGGAAGACATTGAGGACATTGTTTACGTCGATAATGCCACACTTAAGGAAGTCTTCAACCGTCTGGGGTACCATAAGCTAGGGGTGCTGATGAGCATCGCAGAGGATGATGCCCGCAAGAAGATTCTTGCTAATCTAGCTAAAAAGATTGCCAAGATCGTCCAGGATGAAGTGCGTGACAATGTGGACGAGACCGAGGCGGAAGATGTCCTTGGAGAACTGTTCGAGATAGTCCGTGAGATCAAAGGAGGTGATAGTAAGTGA
- a CDS encoding amidohydrolase family protein has protein sequence MTGGENSVIEDFALIHDGKDIIETGKWSELKNNFSGEAKDLGDVTVVPGLINAHVHLELSHLRGTTVQGKGFTDWIKSLLSNPLYDLDTEAVQDAVKEMRVSGTAFCVDISTRNCARVASIMDDLGMGFYACCEAIGIQPPKEGARFFPQKEYKYGRAAGSGHSLYSTGAGILQGVKKADNAAGLPFPIHLAENAEEDEIVAYGTGEFADMLKGAGLLADCGSKGLRPVEYADQLGLLDESTLAVHCVRVSEDDIDTLNKRRVNVCLCPRSNTYIGEGRAPWELIIESGINTCLGTDSIASNYDLSLWNELEYLLKNIEISLPAAEALALVTSNSAKALRIDDLYGSLEKGKRPVYATVPPHLEDLLF, from the coding sequence ATGACTGGCGGGGAAAATTCTGTAATTGAGGATTTTGCCCTGATTCACGACGGAAAAGATATCATTGAAACCGGGAAATGGTCCGAACTCAAAAATAATTTTTCGGGTGAAGCGAAAGACCTCGGAGATGTTACCGTGGTTCCCGGACTGATCAATGCCCATGTCCATCTTGAACTTTCCCATCTACGCGGCACGACCGTGCAGGGGAAGGGCTTTACCGACTGGATCAAGTCGTTGCTCTCAAATCCCCTGTATGATCTCGATACCGAGGCCGTCCAAGACGCCGTAAAGGAAATGCGCGTATCAGGAACCGCTTTTTGTGTAGATATATCCACCCGTAACTGTGCGCGGGTCGCTTCGATCATGGATGATCTTGGCATGGGGTTCTATGCATGTTGCGAAGCCATCGGTATTCAACCTCCAAAAGAAGGCGCCAGATTTTTTCCGCAAAAGGAATATAAATACGGCAGAGCCGCGGGGTCCGGGCATTCCCTCTACTCCACCGGAGCCGGAATTTTACAGGGCGTTAAAAAAGCCGACAATGCAGCAGGACTGCCCTTCCCCATCCATCTGGCTGAAAACGCGGAAGAAGATGAGATCGTGGCCTACGGCACAGGAGAATTTGCTGACATGCTCAAAGGGGCCGGACTGCTCGCCGATTGTGGAAGCAAAGGATTACGCCCTGTAGAATACGCAGATCAGCTTGGATTACTTGATGAATCTACCCTTGCGGTCCATTGTGTCCGCGTTTCGGAAGACGACATCGACACTCTTAATAAACGCAGGGTTAATGTTTGTCTTTGCCCCCGATCCAATACATACATAGGAGAAGGCCGCGCCCCTTGGGAATTGATAATTGAATCCGGTATTAACACCTGTCTGGGGACCGACAGCATAGCTTCCAATTATGACCTTTCCCTATGGAACGAACTTGAATACCTGCTTAAAAACATAGAAATTTCACTTCCTGCGGCTGAAGCCCTGGCATTGGTAACCAGCAACAGCGCAAAGGCCTTGAGAATAGACGACTTATACGGATCTTTGGAAAAGGGTAAAAGACCGGTTTACGCAACCGTCCCACCCCATCTTGAAGATCTTTTGTTTTAA
- a CDS encoding ChbG/HpnK family deacetylase, with amino-acid sequence MLVVINVDDLGLHPAVRRAVDRLALSGDGHGVVTSSTVLANGPDLSESVLLQDKHESLGLGAHLNLLRGKPISNPDHIPSLVDDDGLLFGNYTSLLLRYITGRIKLSEIEMEWSAQVEYLLDHKVRLTHFDSEKHIHAWPGLYSLAEKIARKYGIKWIRRPFEHTPMNRFDKGMLRTRFLQICLSASFPGEEPRTAECVWGIGDQKENLDPHLFKKYVETYRPEIVEIVCHPGLPEYADGPLPSEFGPMRVETQWKEESESLLHKDWLDIFKELGATPVNYGQIDPRSGEIKKC; translated from the coding sequence ATGTTAGTTGTAATAAATGTGGATGACCTTGGGCTGCATCCGGCTGTTCGTCGCGCTGTGGACCGACTTGCCCTATCTGGCGACGGACACGGGGTCGTGACCTCGTCCACAGTCCTTGCCAATGGACCAGATTTATCCGAATCCGTACTTTTGCAGGATAAGCATGAAAGCCTGGGGCTTGGTGCACACCTGAACCTGCTGCGCGGCAAACCGATTTCCAACCCGGACCACATCCCCAGCCTTGTCGATGACGACGGTCTGCTTTTCGGTAACTACACATCATTGCTGCTTCGTTATATAACAGGACGGATCAAACTTTCAGAAATAGAAATGGAGTGGTCTGCACAGGTGGAATACCTGCTCGACCACAAAGTCCGCCTGACCCACTTTGACAGTGAAAAACACATTCATGCATGGCCCGGACTATACAGTCTGGCCGAAAAAATCGCCCGCAAATACGGTATAAAATGGATACGCCGCCCGTTCGAGCACACGCCGATGAATCGTTTTGATAAAGGCATGTTACGCACCCGTTTTTTACAAATATGCCTTAGTGCAAGCTTTCCCGGCGAAGAGCCGCGCACAGCTGAATGTGTCTGGGGTATAGGTGACCAGAAGGAAAATCTGGACCCGCATCTCTTTAAGAAGTACGTCGAAACATATCGACCTGAAATAGTTGAAATCGTCTGCCATCCCGGTCTCCCGGAATATGCTGATGGACCGTTGCCCTCTGAATTTGGTCCCATGCGGGTAGAAACGCAGTGGAAAGAAGAATCAGAATCCCTGCTGCACAAAGACTGGTTGGACATATTTAAAGAACTGGGGGCCACCCCCGTCAACTACGGGCAGATTGATCCCCGTAGCGGAGAAATAAAAAAATGCTAA
- the sppA gene encoding signal peptide peptidase SppA, whose protein sequence is MKKTLWIIFILTSFVFCGCQPKVNLFPDGTDPLLEKVQQGDGADKILVISIDGTISAQGKRSLLGSSPSLVQEISSRLKKAAEDKEIKALVLKVNSPGGGVTASDILYNEIVRFKEKTKAKVVVSMMDVAASGGYYVSLPADHIMAHPTTLTGSIGVIFIRPKVDGLMEKIGVSVEVSKSGRNKDMGFPFKPDTPEQKKIIDSIINDYAERFHELVKKHRSISADKLNTIFTAQVFSAEGARKAGLVDSLGYLPDAIDKACELAGIAKDSRVITYKRKSYPDDTLYNSASSQGISPALINIDAGYLMPPKTGFHYLWLPAAE, encoded by the coding sequence ATGAAAAAAACATTGTGGATCATATTCATACTTACATCATTTGTATTCTGCGGCTGCCAGCCAAAAGTAAATTTATTCCCGGACGGAACGGACCCACTGCTTGAAAAAGTTCAGCAAGGCGATGGAGCTGACAAAATTCTTGTTATTTCCATCGATGGAACCATTTCCGCTCAAGGAAAACGGAGTCTCCTCGGCAGTTCCCCAAGTCTGGTACAGGAAATCTCCTCACGCTTAAAAAAAGCGGCCGAAGACAAGGAAATCAAGGCCTTGGTACTCAAGGTAAACTCCCCCGGCGGCGGAGTTACAGCAAGCGATATTTTATATAATGAGATTGTACGCTTTAAAGAAAAAACAAAAGCCAAAGTTGTAGTTTCCATGATGGATGTGGCCGCATCCGGCGGTTATTACGTCAGCCTGCCGGCCGATCACATAATGGCCCACCCTACGACACTGACCGGCTCAATCGGCGTAATCTTTATCCGGCCCAAGGTTGATGGCTTGATGGAGAAAATCGGAGTTTCCGTGGAAGTATCCAAGTCAGGACGGAACAAAGACATGGGCTTTCCCTTCAAACCGGACACCCCGGAACAAAAAAAGATCATTGACAGCATTATCAATGATTATGCTGAACGCTTTCATGAATTGGTCAAAAAACACCGCTCCATCTCTGCTGATAAGCTGAATACTATTTTTACCGCTCAGGTTTTCAGTGCCGAAGGAGCCAGAAAAGCAGGTCTTGTCGACAGCTTAGGCTATCTACCGGATGCCATTGACAAAGCGTGCGAACTGGCCGGGATTGCTAAAGACTCCCGGGTTATTACGTATAAACGCAAAAGCTATCCCGACGACACACTTTACAACTCCGCATCATCGCAAGGCATCAGCCCGGCACTGATCAATATTGATGCAGGATATCTCATGCCACCCAAAACTGGCTTCCATTACCTCTGGCTTCCAGCCGCGGAATGA
- a CDS encoding LysE family translocator: MFEYDLAHWTTFFLAALLLNISPGPDMAYILSHTVTGGRKAGFAAMFGIWSGAFLYVILTALGLAAVVAASATAFNIVKWIGVIYLFWLAVNAFRSRGSILDIRKRNTPMDSSAIFKQGMFIHLLNPKVATFFMAFLPQFVVPGAGPVWAQLMLHGILIIVTAAFVEPPLIYAGDRITGKLRNSERLQVWLDRALGSLFIAFGIKLAMYEQ; encoded by the coding sequence ATGTTTGAATACGATCTTGCCCACTGGACAACCTTCTTTTTAGCCGCCTTGCTGCTTAACATCTCACCGGGACCGGATATGGCCTACATTCTCAGCCATACCGTGACCGGAGGACGGAAAGCAGGATTCGCCGCCATGTTCGGAATCTGGTCCGGAGCTTTTCTTTATGTAATCCTGACCGCCCTCGGACTCGCTGCGGTTGTGGCTGCATCCGCAACGGCCTTTAATATAGTAAAATGGATCGGTGTTATTTACCTGTTCTGGCTGGCAGTCAATGCCTTCCGCTCTCGGGGAAGTATTCTGGACATAAGAAAAAGAAACACCCCCATGGACAGTTCCGCGATCTTCAAACAAGGAATGTTCATTCACCTGCTCAATCCCAAAGTCGCGACTTTCTTCATGGCTTTTCTGCCACAGTTCGTAGTTCCGGGAGCAGGCCCGGTCTGGGCACAACTTATGCTGCATGGAATTCTGATCATTGTAACCGCAGCTTTTGTGGAACCGCCGCTGATATATGCTGGTGACCGCATTACCGGAAAATTGCGCAACAGTGAAAGATTACAAGTATGGCTGGACAGAGCTCTCGGATCTCTCTTTATCGCTTTCGGCATCAAGCTGGCCATGTATGAACAGTAG
- a CDS encoding flagellar biosynthesis anti-sigma factor FlgM yields MTFDKTDNDSMLLSCALSPEEQEYSANEENCAERQERLSKLRDQIRAGTYRPAIGEIAVNLIRPHAKISGFN; encoded by the coding sequence ATGACTTTCGACAAGACTGATAATGACAGCATGCTGCTGTCCTGCGCACTATCGCCTGAAGAGCAAGAATACTCAGCAAATGAGGAAAATTGCGCTGAAAGGCAGGAACGACTTTCCAAACTCCGCGATCAGATTCGAGCCGGAACCTACCGCCCTGCCATAGGGGAAATCGCCGTCAACCTGATCCGGCCACATGCCAAAATCAGCGGTTTCAACTGA